One window from the genome of Eucalyptus grandis isolate ANBG69807.140 chromosome 7, ASM1654582v1, whole genome shotgun sequence encodes:
- the LOC120295395 gene encoding putative aminoacrylate hydrolase RutD, protein MVNTFKIYKPLLRATMKLAGVRPQKIEVEPGTVMNIWAPTRSKKNANNGKKPAVVFLHGFVGDGILTWQFQVLALARDYAVYVPDLLFFGGSSTGDGRRTVGFQAECLAKGLAKLGVQQCTLVGFSYGAVVAFRLAELQPELVESVVATCSGPVVTESLTRECLERLGFPTWSEFLLPDSASALKKLLEIGSFHFPRLPKCVFKHGLEVMFDYRKERAELLEALVTPDEDFAFPRYPQKVHLVWGENDRIFPVEEAKSLKKKLGDNATLVCIEKAGHIVAVERPFVYSKCLKKILASIYKAGHTK, encoded by the exons atgGTGAACACTTTCAAGATTTACAAACCCTTGTTGCGAGCGACCATGAAGCTCGCTGGCGTGAGACCTCAAAAGATCGAGGTCGAACCTGGGACTGTCATGAACATCTGGGCTCCGACCCGATCCAAGAAGAATGCCAACAACGGTAAAAAACCTGCCGTCGTCTTCCTCCACGGCTTCGTGGGCGACGGCATCCTGACGTGGCAGTTCCAAGTCCTCGCTCTTGCGAGGGACTATGCGGTCTACGTGCCGGACCTCCTCTTCTTCGGCGGTTCCTCTACCGGCGACGGCCGCCGGACTGTGGGATTCCAGGCGGAGTGCCTGGCAAAGGGGCTGGCAAAGCTGGGAGTGCAGCAGTGCACATTGGTCGGGTTCAGCTACGGCGCGGTGGTGGCGTTCAGGTTGGCCGAGTTGCAGCCTGAGCTGGTCGAGTCGGTGGTGGCGACGTGCTCTGGCCCGGTGGTGACGGAGTCGCTGACGCGGGAGTGCTTAGAGAGGTTGGGGTTTCCGACGTGGTCGGAATTTCTGTTGCCTGATTCGGCGAGTGCACTGAAGAAGTTACTTGAAATTGGCAGCTTCCACTTCCCTAGACTCCCCAAATGTGTTTTCAAGCACGGTCTAGAG GTCATGTTTGACTACAGAAAAGAGAGAGCCGAATTGCTGGAGGCTCTGGTCACTCCAGACGAGGATTTCGCTTTCCCACGGTACCCTCAG AAGGTGCATCTAGTCTGGGGCGAGAATGACAGGATCTTCCCTGTGGAAGAAGCCAAATCACTGAAAAA AAAGTTGGGAGATAATGCAACACTGGTATGCATTgagaaagcaggccatattgTTGCAGTGGAGAGACCTTTCGTCTACAGTAAATGTTTGAAGAAAATTCTGGCCTCTATTTACAAAGCTGGACATACAAAATAG
- the LOC120296096 gene encoding uncharacterized protein LOC120296096, with translation MRLAGLRPQKIEVEPGTVMNIWAPTRSKKNANNGKKLAVVFLHGFVGDGILTWQLQVLALARDYAVYAPDLLFFGGSSTGNGGRTVGFQAECLARGLAKLGVQQCTVVGFSYGAMVAFRLAELRPEQVESVVATCSGPVLTESLSRECLESSFILLVPTFPSNVLIKFKDELGHMTIHEESLHFDVEIEKIRKFGSFKRS, from the exons ATGAGGCTCGCCGGATTGAGACCTCAAAAGATCGAGGTCGAACCAGGGACTGTCATGAACATCTGGGCTCCGACCCGATCCAAGAAGAATGCCAACAACGGTAAAAAACTTGCCGTCGTCTTCCTCCACGGCTTCGTTGGCGACGGCATCCTGACGTGGCAGCTCCAAGTCCTCGCCCTCGCGAGGGACTATGCAGTCTACGCGCCGGACCTCCTCTTCTTCGGTGGTTCCTCCACCGGCAACGGCGGCCGGACTGTGGGATTCCAGGCGGAGTGCCTGGCAAGGGGGCTGGCAAAGCTGGGAGTGCAGCAGTGCACAGTGGTCGGGTTCAGCTACGGCGCGATGGTGGCGTTCAGGTTGGCCGAGTTGCGGCCTGAGCAGGTCGAGTCCGTGGTGGCGACGTGCTCTGGCCCGGTGCTGACGGAGTCGCTGAGCCGAGAGTGCTTAGAGAG CTCCTTTatccttttggttccaacattTCCGTCCAACGTGCTGATCAAGTTCAAGGACGAGCTTGGCCACATGACTATTCATGAGGAGAGCCTTCATTTTGATGTGGAGATAGAGAAGATCCGAAAATTTGGGTCATTTAAGAGAAGCTAA
- the LOC120296097 gene encoding mucin-2-like, whose amino-acid sequence MKALFMNSHVAKLILELDQHPPRRSAAALAARLLLQLPSVKTPAPTAALPASRPVTDVVRRTLLSRHADAAWKPRPAATASLEAPPVSVRALPFVPCLPTIPTSCCCPTAPRPRLNRDPPAIRSRSSTTVDLPATREAAPASPHLRCCCALDRPSTSRPPSLESSRSTRSCEATEPHQSPHQHRLTPVTPLGPPPQHLASCPLGGRSAPRLSPTLTARSVRRRAATLRSRTPCAAAISRLCNARVNPPRYVTTEVPLPGSSRDPPTTRRAAPSDARHSNRLSALLRLCPSRVEPSPSSCTGDSPRRNPERRRTKPPARHYL is encoded by the exons ATGAAGGCTCTCTTCATGAATAGTCATGTCGCCAAGCTCATCCTTGAACTTGATCAGCAC CCCCCACGCCGCTCCGCTGCAGCCCTCGCCGCTCGCCTCCTTCTGCAGCTTCCATCCGTGAAGACCCCCGCGCCCACCGCCGCTCTGCCAGCATCCCGACCGGTCACCGACGTTGTCCGCCGGACGCTGCTGTCTCGCCACGCCGACGCCGCCTGGAAGCCGAGGCCAGCCGCGACCGCCTCGCTCGAAGCCCCGCCGGTGTCCGTCCGAGCTCTCCCATTCGTGCCGTGCCTACCCACGATCCCGACGAGTTGTTGCTGCCCAACGGCTCCTCGGCCTCGCCTGAACCGCGATCCACCTGCTATTCGGAGCCGAAGCTCTACTACCGTCGATCTGCCTGCAACTCGCGAAGCTGCTCCTGCTTCGCCGCACCTCCGCTGCTGCTGCGCCCTTGATCGCCCGAGTACCAGCAGACCCCCGTCGCTCGAGTCGAGCCGCTCCACTCGCAGCTGCGAAGCCACCGAGCCGCACCAGTCGCCTCACCAGCACCGCCTCACACCGGTGACGCCGCTCGGACCTCCGCCTCAGCACCTCGCCTCCTGCCCGCTCGGTGGCCGAAGCGCGCCGCGCCTGAGCCCCACTCTGACAGCTCGCTCCGTCCGACGCCGCGCCGCCACGCTGCGATCCCGCACCCCCTGTGCCGCTGCAATCTCGCGCCTCTGCAACGCCCGAGTCAATCCGCCTCGCTACGTCACCACCGAGGTTCCTTTGCCCGGGAGCTCGCGCGATCCACCCACCACCCGACGAGCTGCTCCGAGCGACGCACGCCACAGCAACCGCCTGTCCGCCTTGCTCCGCCTCTGCCCGAGCCGAGTTGAGCCGTCGCCGTCCAGCTGCACCGGCGACTCACCTCGCCGGAACCCCGAACGCCGGCGAACCAAACCCCCTGCCCG GCATTACTTGTAG